atctagactttgcggcagtagggccgaggatgataaccagggtcaggaccctccacttgccccacaAATTGACAAGAGATGCTTGTCGAAATGGAAACAAGACTGCaatgaacagaggaagaactttgaTAGTTGTGGCAGCatgcccctccacaggtcactaggTTGCTAGTTCAGCacgttgtggcgccagtgccggttcaacctgttgtggagaacatgtgggaacctttatatgagaggttcaggaggCAGTATCCTCCTATCGTTGAGGGTAGATCAGACtcactgtgggcagagcagtggatgaatatgatatTCTTGattatggattttatgaggattgagggaaacgagagggtagcttatgCTAGCTACATGtgtcagagaggatgcccgcatctggtgggatgtggtagttcagagaaggaatgtgcctgttatgacttgggaagagttcagaaatatcttcaacgagaaatactacagtgtagcagttcgagctgtgaaggttgatgagttcatcaacctgactcaaaaccggttgaccgtgactgagtatgctttgagatttgaccgattggtgaagtttgcgccagatttagtgctgaTTAATGCGGCAAGAAGAGGCAGATTTATACAGGGATTGAACGTAATGATCTCCCATGATGTAAAGATCACCTttgatccagagactactacctatgctcaggttgtggacgAGGCCCTTACGGCTGAGGGGGCTGAAGAttagatttggaaggaaagcgttgttaggcacgatgctaggaggacagtgtctccttttattggatctagttagggtagtggctctagtgagcagaagaggaaggccccagattcctttattCTTcctagttcagataggagggcacggggtggttcTACTGGCtgtcagggtggaagtgacaactggaggagtttccagtgtgtccacggtgcagacgACAATACCAGGGTGAGTGCATGATTAGGCCTGCTTTGTctatgggagtgccaaccatctgaagagggactgcccacaagtcaggaaaAAGGAGCCGAATCAGagcgacagtcttgctcctgccagagtatttactttgactcagtctgaggcggaggctagcccctcgaatgtaacaggtcagatttctagtgctagttcttcttatactgcattgatttgggagctactcattcgtttgtgtctgctagagtgatagatcaactgtgtagacctagtgttttgtatgctaggggttttcagactttgttgcttACAGGGGAACtgatagtctctaggaggtggattagagctttaccagtagagttagatggtagggaattgttcgttgatctgattgagcttgcgatggttgactttgatatgatcctagggatggactggttatcgaagtatggggcgatgattgaatgcaagcgcaggatggtgacttttgaactagaaggggaggtaccctttgtatttgtgggaacagttgGTGGACCTCAAATACCTATGATTTTAGCACTGatggctagagacctgatgcagggaggttgcatgggattcccagcgaatgttgtggatacctctagggttgtgacagttggaccgggggagaccagatttgTATGTGAGTTCCcaaatttatttccagcagacctgccagggttaccgccgcagcgggagattgattttgtcatagagttggtaccaggggcagagccagtatctaggacaccatatagaatggcttcagcagagttaaaagagttgaagattcagttgcaggagttacttgatctggggttcatcagaccgagtttgtcgccatggggtgctcctgtgttgttcatcaagaagaaggatggatctcttaggatgagtattgactacagggagctgaataagttaaccattaagaacaagtatccattgcctaggattgatgatttatttgaccagctacagggaagaactgtgttttccaagattgatctctgatcaagttaccaccagttaaggattaaagaagaggacataccaaagaccgctttccgaacgaggtatagacgctatgtgtaacgacccaaattcgctaataaggcttaggggccttgattagcatgccgagagggcataaatgggattagaatggatattgttgacttaaatgtgtgaatatgtgattaatgttgattatatgatagttgatgatattatgtgataatatgaaataaatatgtgatatatgtgagaaccacattattatgtgggcaggtttgCAGAggacgactcgagacgatcctagtgtcagatagcgggaaaagtcacaaccgGATTCAAGATATGACTTTGGGAAAGTCAGGGGTATTTAAGGTAtcggtagtgatttggactatcgggttacgaaaataaatagatagagatatatttgaggttaggatgtctaggcgggaatattgggggattttaccattttggcctcgaggacggttccggcaccccgagccttgggatagACTTAGTGataagatagacttaaggaaacttTTAGAAGAAGAGACAAACCGACTAAAACTCTTTACCtcagttctctctcactctcaaggaaaacaaagggaaggaaaacacaaaaatcttaagggaatcaagctggaatttctgaggattgaggtggggatttggaggcttagctcagggattaatcaagaactaagtcagggttaaggtaagcaatTTAATCTTCTCTTCTGTggttggaaattctgggttttggttaagtcttgaggcaaacatggttttgatgttttaaggcagaattgaggaggaaacttggggacttagcttggctttggcttggtgaagtggttcaacagaagaggtaagcttcaacccatggtttagaggttttaaattggatttgaatggctggtttgagtgtttatagctcttgagtttcagaaattgaaaagagaagattagtgtgtgttaggctgtgttttctgtggaattatgtagTTTAAGTCATGCCAAAgaagttgggattaattggttatgagttggggagttttgggatggtttaaggtgaggtttcaagcttagaaatgatgggttttctagGCATGAAGGGgagggctgcggctctgttcttgagcgctgcggccctaggatgaaaaaggaccaaggaggctcggccatgggagggcgccgcggcgcccaaagcaagggctgcggcgcgtgtTTTGTTCAGCAtgggcttggttctgttttgaggctagggtcgcggctaagcttcaagggccacagcccttggttgcacacatgagtttttgagggttttaggcatgggaaagtggtctagtatgctcgggattggtttcaccaccgtgcttggtggaatttggattctcgggagttagttttgtaaccagaaacctatatttcagtattaatggaaccctatactttggttgtgactaggtgataaaggcttaggctcaggaacggatcgtgcttgaggggcgttgcacgtaattcaataactgtatagactaaaggtaagaaaactacacctggttgaatatatgtaacgggactaagggctccctattgtatgctcttgaaaagatggtattatgccatgcaagccatttagtgaaccaacggcctaagggtgccaatggtttcactagcgcacagggcgcggcttggccactggtagccgaggacagcatattatgcactaagctcggtttaagcgggccggagtcagtgggttaaatagagggtgcggcctaagtcgtcggccctgagtattatgtgatatgagtgtaatatgtgattgattgtatcttgaatctgaatgtaaTTGTTGAATatctattgtgaattatttgatgggaatacatgcttagtgaattaactgtctgttatcattgattgaatTGTATacgatgttttcttgctgggccttggctcacaagtgctacgtggtgcaggtaaaggcaagggaaaattagaccagccttgattggagagctcagcgagctaAATGTACATAGCCTGTTgcccggccgccacggttgaggtttaggcatgGACGCGAGACCTAAAggctgtctattttgccttaatatggctagtgaTTACTCATGTAATTTTGGGattctgtaaacttattttaactctgttttcttatgggatctcgtgtttataatagtttaaatatatgaaatgagtcatttgagaccaaaacctttttaaccctagctcttacatgtttagtgacacatttttaaaataatgacttgattagcgagtcttgcacctttataagtacacagtgtagcggtcttggctatccagggcgttacactatgaattcctgattatgtcctttggattaaccaatgccccagcagcttttatggatatgatgaataggatttccaaggattatttggataagtttatgATTgcgttcatcgatgacattttggtatactctcagtcagagatagagcatgagcagcatcagcggttggtattgcagcggttaagggagcataggctatatgctaagttcaacaagtgtgagttctggttaccgcaagttaaatttctgggccatatcgttagtaaggtggggattctggttgacccaagtaagatagaggcagtgagagattggcctagaccgagcaatgtttctgaagtgaggagttttctgggtttggtagggtattatcggcagttttttgaggggttctccaggatagctacgccattgatatAATTGACAAAGAGAAATACAAAGTATGTCttgacagacagatgtgagaaaaGTTTGAAAGAGTTGAttcggcgactgatcaccgctccagtattgagtttgCTGACAgagaatgagaagtttgtggtatattgtgatgcttccagacagggtttggggtgtgtgttgatgcaagctggaaaggtgatatactatgcatcgagacagttaaaggagtataagcaaagatatcccacacatgatctggagttggctgcggtggtattcgcacttaagatttggagacattatctttatggtgagaagtgcgagatatacatcgaccataagtgcttgaagtacttctttactcagaaggatctgaatatgcgccagagatggtggctagagttggttaaagattatgattgtgatatcttataccatcctgggaaggctaatgtagtggctaatGCTATGAGTCAGAAAGGAccaggacagttgttcaattcgagacagatatctgataagctagttgaggagatgactagagtgggtatagagttggtggttggccggttagccaacatcactcttcaatctacactccttgaaaggatcaaggaggcgcaggtgaaagattcccagttgagaggtcacagagagaacgtcttagttggagcggctaaggactattctatttcagagatggggttactaaagtacaagggtcagatctgcgttccgatggattctgatatccagcgggagatcttagatgaatcacataccactccctaactacaagaaaaaatgcttgtaataacaccaaaaatgtgttatcaaaacatacgataacactttctgatgtgttaagaccgactatgttatcgtaggtcagggtactttacataacactttatcagtgttatatagatgtgttattgtactgtcaacgataacacaatttctgtgttattttaatatatagataagtgtttaattatgttatttatagtcgattatataacactttttttgtgttatactacacattagtataacactttttttgtgttatactacactttagtataacactttttttgtgttatactatactttagtataacacattttttgtgttatataataaagtttgcataacataattctttgcataaaaagtgttattgtaatagatattataattcAATTTtcgtatttttgttttatttagatatgtttaaattctcattatatattttatttatataacactaatttattgtattatattttaattttttttatataattaaaattagctttctaatatatactagcatcatcaaatgaacttgattttcaaataacaaaaagtaagaatattcaacattgaattaacaatccacaatttagtttaaaacattcaacactgtcatcaacaacaaaatattctttaagtattcaaggagtctaaaagttactactttcaacacaaataaataaacaaagttactactttcaaggagtcttaagtatccttttatacttcgcttgtcacatctgcaaaataaataaagaaatattttattattattatctagcatcacaaattacttcaagaaaaatgctatggaaattatatccaaaaaaggacaccacatacaaaataatggattcacaactacaccaaagcaaacaaaaacCATTCTACTTCGAAACTACTCGGAAATGAGTATTTTACTTAAGAGTGTCAAAAACCATAATTTCCAAGTCTCCACATAAGATATAAAGGAAATACTAgcagttttttcttttttggtttcATCATGTTATGCAGGTGAGCAAAAGAAACAATTAACTGAAGTCGCACAAAATAGATTAGCATTTGCTAGTTTGGTAAAGTTGAGTCCTATTGAATATATGTAGTCTAAGCTAAACCCATGATAATATAATATCATCTCCTCTCAACAATGCAAGAATAAGCAACAAGTTTTGCTATTCTATTGATATGAATCATGATGAGAAATTGATTCTTATTATTGAAAATGAACCAAGTGATGAGTACAATTGGGTTAGCCAATTCGCTTTATTTATAAGCTGGCTGGCCGATCAGGAGAATTCAATCAAGATAAGCTCAAAAACAATTACAAGTCTTACATGAGCTCAAGAACAAGTGAAGAAGCTCCCCCGCCACCGTTGCATATGATACCAACCCCGTACTTTCCCTTTTTATGTCTCAATACTTGCAACAACATTATTCTTATTTCAGAAATTCCAAGTAAAATATATCAGAGAGAGCATAGTTACCAATGTCTCTTTTATTCCACAGCTAAACATAACTGCATGATATAAGATATATATAAGATCCAATGGCCTAGAATCTAGATGACACTCATATTATATGTGTGCAAGGCACACATGTGATTAGGCTTACTAAAAAAGAAGCAATAAAGAGCATAAATGGTTGTGCCAATTCATTAGTCTGAAATAGTTTGAGAGATTAAATAAAGAGCATGACCATGTGTTTAGACTAAGTCCAACAAGCCACAAGAAACTCATAAAAGAGAAACACAAATAGAACACCACAATAAACTAAGATACAAAAATCAGCAGCAGAGTGTGCTTTATGATCGAAGCcactgccaaaaaaaaaaaacagagaaaggAAACACAACAGACTAAACTTGGAAGTTTTATTAACCAACAATTCTGGGCCAAACAAAAAGCTATTATGCTGCATGTCTATTTTAGTAGCTAGGATATCTTTTCCCAAAGAATAACTGTTGTCTTTGTAGACAGAATTGTATAGTACTGGACAAATACACAATTGATCAAGGTATTGGGCTTCAAGGGTAGACAaaagttaattattttatctCCAAAACGATTTGTAACCACCAATAGTTTATCATAGAGGTTGATTAAAAAATGGAATCATAGAAATACGTTGATTAAAAAATGAAAGACAATCATAGAGGGAATCGAAACCTGCTGGCCATTGTCTCCTTCTCTGTGGATTAGAATTTTCCCAATCTTGATTTCCTTACAACATGCTCTTAGAGCATTCTCCATACTCTCATTGCTGTAATGACAAGAATAAGTGTGCAATGAGAATATATCGAATTAGTACATTGTGAAAAATTACAgctttgaatcttattttttggCCCAAGAATAGAAATCCTCTAGAGTTTGCTTCCAaatataaaatttatatgaaaaactGACAAAAAAACACATGCCACAATTGCTTTGTGAAATTACCTCCTGATTATAGACACACCACATAATCTCTTACAAAAATCTACACCGGTATACACGGACTTTGCGAAAGACAGGAGATGTAAATTAGCTATCAGCAATTACAGTTTCAAGAAATTGGACTCTCTTAGCGAAATCaaaattagaaaaagaaaaaaataataatgaaggtATCATTTATACAGCATAAACTAACTTTAGTCTTTGAACAACAAACATGCATATGAAGCATGGGTCCTAAACTGTCATATTAGGacagttaatattagattttcCTTTTTAGAGATTTGCAGTACTGACAACATAATGCTTTGCTTTTCTAATATGAGTAGTGGCACTTAATTGTTGAGGCTAAACAGTTAATGCCCTCACATTCAGATAAGAAGCTAATGTTACTCATATGCTAAAAAATTTCctgtttaaaaaaagaaaaaaggaaaagttGCAATATGATAAGTAATTTTTCACATATAAGTTGAAAGAACCCATTAAAAATGAAAACAGAAAACTGAAAGGGACAAAGAACTAAAAAATTCCATTTGACTGTCAGCTTACCAGTTGGATTGACCACCTGTTTTTCTGTAAATGGCAAATGTCCCAGACCATGCTCAACGACCTGGTAATAATTTCAAGATCATTACTCATTGACTAATCCTATTCTCAAAATGCAAAACCATAAATAAACTTTATATTCAAAGAAACAAATACTCACCAAACGAATCAACCGATCAGCATAAAATACAAAATCATGCTTCGTTGTTTGTGAATCACGTATGAGGGTATGCATGCCCCGTATCTGCATGAGTCAACCGGTAATTAGTGCCATAGAAAGTTGCTGAAATTACATTAATAACAGAGAATGAAGCTTGTCAGATACCTGAAAAGTTGAATGTATAACGTATAAATTAGGATATATTTTACACAAGTCATGCTGGCCAAGCTTTGTACGGATGTGTTGTACAATCAAATCAATAGCCACGTGATTATCTCCTCCGCGAGGAATAATGATGTCAGCATATTTTTTTGTAGGAAGAATAAAGTCATCAAATGCAGGCTTCACAAACTTTGAGTACaacattaaaacaaaaaaaatttaagaaaatgaaatggtgaaaAATGTAGCCTACTTTCTTCAGATTATTCTCTCATTTTCATATGATCAAGTACCGGAGACTAATAGTGAACCCTCAACCCTATCGAGTGGAGATTTTGCGAAAGGGAATGACATAAATGATTAAACAACAAGAGTTAATCAAATAATAAGAGCAAACCATCCGTCACAAAGATCACTTTCAAAAACAGCACTTTGACATTTCTAGCTACTAACAAGCAACAAAACATAATTACCACCAGAGTTGCAGTTTCATCTCCTGAGGTATATTCATTAATACTTTAAACTTAATTGAGGCCCACAAATTCAAAGATATAATCTCTTGGAAATAAGAATGATTACAAAATTACATGAATAGTTGCTAACCTGATCAAGAACTGTACCAATATCCCTGTTTTTTTCTACTGTGTCACGCCTTATCCTCCTTGCTAAACGAACATCAGCATCTGCACTGAAATTTTTTCAATGTGAAGTGCCTCAACTTAGTAACACTATAAAGTGACATATCACGACATCCCATAGTTAATGCAGAAACTATAAAAGAAATCATTATATTAATTGAATCTCAAATGTAATGGTATAATACTgaataaattagaaaaaaaaaatagtcagaTAAGCATCTCAAGACCACATATTTGTAGTAGTAACTAATGAAAAGCATAAGAAATACAGAGTAAGAAAATCAAGTAGCCTAAAtgataaaaaagaaaataaatgaccTGTATCGACAAATATCTTCATATTCATCAACTCTCGAACACAGGGATCATGAAAAATGAGAATGCCTTCCAAAATTATCACATCTGAAAGGTTAACCTGCACAGCATATGCCGCCATATTGTTGAAGTAAGGGTCCTCTAATTCAGAATTCTAATAGAGATAAGAAACATACTGATAATTGCAAGCATGCACATACTGTAAGTACTGAATAACTTTAATTCTCCTATAACTTCTCTTTGGTAAGACAAGTATAAGAAAACAAGAGGCAATTCATTAGACCAGCATGTTAAGAAAACAAAAGTTACCCTTCTAGGCGGGAAGACATTGTTTTTGTAACTCTTGAAGTCGTAGTTTGGAATATCTACTGCTTGCCCATTCCTCAACTTATCCATTGAAGCTAAAAGTTTCTCAGTATCAAATGCATCTGACAATAAAAGCAATTTTACATCAAAAGACATGAAAGAGACAGCATGCACCATATAGGACCAGAACGTTTTCTTTTTTAGGTAACAAACAGAGCACTTGATTTAAGACCAAAAGGAGACAGAAACAGAGGTCTACCAACCCAACAAAACAGCACAAAACAATGGAGCGCATTAATTCAACCCCTACATTATTTTACCTGAGAAGACACACTTTTGAGTACAGAAAGTACATGAGAGCGAATCATACCCAATGCTCGAGACTAtcataacaaaaaaattactCAATTATTGGAAATGGAAACAAATTTTAGTGGAAGAATGTGCAAAAATGTAACGTTATCTAATCAGCTTTCTGCATAAATTTGTTTCTACCTACAGTTGTCGAAATTTGAGTAAGCAAACGCCGGATTCAGCATATTGTGGATTGTTTTCTACATACCTAATATAAAGTAGATAATGTTTAAGGTCATCAAGTTGATTGAGAAAATAAATGTCTCAACAAAATATGCTAGTAATTCCCTAAATCAACATATAAATTAATGGTACGACACAAGTAATATTTAATGAATGCAACTAAAGCAGCAAAACtagatacataaatatatatgatgTAAATAGCATCCCCTTATGCTATGCAGTCATCAAGGCGTTTGAGCAGAGGGAGGAAGTTCTCATTGACAACATTCATATTTGGAGAATAAAAATTTGTAGAGATTTGCACAAGGATAGACAACAGCAAATCATTTTGTAATGATAAGAACCGAATAGTTTAGTATAACACACTGTCCAAGTTTTGAATCCAACAAATTGCAGTTCAGTTTATATTTCAATAATCAGCTCTCCAATTAAACTTAAAAGACTGGACACTAAGACTAATCTGACAAATTCAACTTTTACACTAAAAAAATTCAAGCAAAGAAAATGTTAGATAGTTCAAATGAATTAGATAGTTGACGCACTGGCATGAGAAACTGAGGTTCAATTCAAGAAAAAAACAAAGATGGGACACAATGATGTGACCTACTCATCAAGATACCACATAGATGGGTCACTGATGTGATCTATACCAAGCTTAACACTCTCAAGGTCCTATTTTAATCGTACCAGGTAAGCCTATACCATTTGAAATATAGAACCATTGTGTCTAAAAGAGTGATTGCTTAATCTAACAATGATAAGATATGGTTCAGTATACACAACTGTCAACAACActtaaaacatttgtccaaatACCAAATAGCCCAAAAAGAATATAGTGAGATATAAATTGTCCATTCATATAGTAATTACTGACTAAGATGGCCATAAACGACAAGATACCTCTGAATGGACTACCAAACAATAAGGAATATTAGTCCTCTGAGTAAATCTTCATATTCTAAGATGATCCAACTTTGTACTTGATAAGAAAGGAGAGATTGTCTTGTGTCAATAAATTAATTGTAGTTAAGAAGCTTTGGATGTCACCTTATATTGTCAAAGCATATAACAAGAAATCGACCATTTATAGATTTGCCAAGAATGGCTGCTTCTTCATGAATAGCATGGCTGCGATCAACTTCTCCAGTTTGTTTATACCTTTCTAGAAGAACAACAGTTTCGAAAGAtctaacaacaacaacaagcatTTGATCTGCACCCAAGTATTCTGACAGTATCCTAAATGTAGACAAACCTACAAGTTAGAACcgaataaagaaaaaataaaataaaaggacgACAAGATAGTGTTTTGGTTGGGAAAATGCAAACACATGAGATGTTTGACCTGCTCAGCTGGCTGCAATGAGGTCGAACTCTTCCAAGTAGAGCAACCACTCCTATTGTGTCTTTCATTAAATGATTTTCTGGCTCTTGGAATGGAATTCCCCTAGAAAAATGCAAAGAACCGCAGCAGTAGAGTTACCCATCTTTTCTATATTCTCCATCACATCCTCTTTCGAGGACAACTGATTTTCGAGACCAAATGGATATAGTTCTGTAGAATCTAGAAATTTTACAACAAATATAAGATCCCGTTAAGTACTTCAATCAACAA
The genomic region above belongs to Humulus lupulus chromosome 1, drHumLupu1.1, whole genome shotgun sequence and contains:
- the LOC133823952 gene encoding uridine kinase-like protein 3, encoding MLNPAFAYSNFDNFSSIGYDSLSCTFCTQKCVFSDAFDTEKLLASMDKLRNGQAVDIPNYDFKSYKNNVFPPRRVNLSDVIILEGILIFHDPCVRELMNMKIFVDTDADVRLARRIRRDTVEKNRDIGTVLDQVSNYSCNFFVKPAFDDFILPTKKYADIIIPRGGDNHVAIDLIVQHIRTKLGQHDLCKIYPNLYVIHSTFQIRGMHTLIRDSQTTKHDFVFYADRLIRLVVEHGLGHLPFTEKQVVNPTGKLTSVYTGVDFCKRLCGVSIIRSNESMENALRACCKEIKIGKILIHREGDNGQQVSIPSMIVFHFLINVFL